From one Amycolatopsis sp. FDAARGOS 1241 genomic stretch:
- a CDS encoding ABC transporter permease — protein sequence MSDTPVPQAHRRPAWLDRLASWDVAVIVIAVVVLLISSGAVENFGTSRNYTFLLLDLLPIALMALPMTFIIVTGEIDLSVASTLGLTSAVMGSLWNSGLTIESIIPLCIVLGAVLGAVNGFFVTVLKLPSLAVTIGTMALYRGLAFVVLGDSAVADFPGSYTSWVTGTLGGGPIPNVLIPLIVLAIVFGVVLHATPIGRGVFAAGASDQAARFAGVRTGRLKFWLYVVSGAVAGLAGVLWTLRYSSARADNGFGLELAVVAAVLLGGVSIFGGKGTLPGVLGGVVLLATLQNALRLQDVSNEALNIVTGVLLIISVLLPNVVSSARAALQRRRRRSPSPEPGALAGAEQ from the coding sequence ATGTCTGACACCCCTGTGCCGCAGGCGCACCGGCGACCGGCGTGGCTCGACCGGCTCGCGAGCTGGGACGTCGCCGTCATCGTGATCGCGGTCGTGGTCCTGCTCATCTCCTCCGGCGCCGTCGAGAACTTCGGCACGAGCCGCAACTACACGTTCCTGCTGCTGGACCTGCTGCCGATCGCGCTGATGGCGCTGCCGATGACGTTCATCATCGTCACCGGCGAGATCGACCTGTCGGTGGCGAGCACGCTCGGGCTGACGTCGGCGGTGATGGGCTCGCTGTGGAACTCGGGCCTCACGATCGAGTCGATCATCCCGCTGTGCATCGTGCTCGGCGCGGTGCTGGGCGCCGTGAACGGCTTCTTCGTCACGGTCCTGAAGCTGCCGTCGCTGGCGGTCACGATCGGCACGATGGCGCTCTACCGCGGGCTGGCGTTCGTGGTCCTCGGCGACAGTGCGGTGGCCGACTTCCCAGGCTCCTACACCTCGTGGGTCACCGGGACGCTCGGCGGCGGCCCGATCCCGAACGTCCTGATCCCGCTGATCGTGCTGGCGATCGTGTTCGGTGTGGTGCTGCACGCGACGCCGATCGGCCGCGGGGTGTTCGCGGCCGGTGCCAGCGACCAGGCCGCGCGCTTCGCCGGCGTCCGCACGGGCCGGTTGAAGTTCTGGCTCTACGTCGTCAGCGGTGCGGTCGCGGGCCTGGCCGGGGTCCTGTGGACGCTGCGCTACTCCAGCGCCCGCGCGGACAACGGCTTCGGCCTCGAGCTCGCCGTGGTCGCCGCGGTGCTGCTCGGCGGCGTCTCGATCTTCGGTGGCAAGGGCACGCTGCCCGGCGTGCTCGGCGGCGTCGTCCTGCTCGCCACGCTGCAGAACGCGCTGCGGCTGCAGGACGTGTCCAACGAAGCGCTCAACATCGTGACCGGTGTGCTGCTGATCATTTCGGTCCTGCTGCCCAACGTCGTCTCCTCCGCCCGCGCCGCGCTGCAGCGGCGAAGGCGCCGATCCCCGTCCCCCGAGCCCGGAGCTCTCGCCGGTGCCGAGCAGTAA
- a CDS encoding sugar ABC transporter ATP-binding protein, whose protein sequence is MTRQERDRVPLLEVRGVTKSFGAVAAVAGVSFPLHAGEAHALVGENGAGKSTIVKMLAGVHRPDTGTLLLDGQEVEFSSPADAKAAGIAVIYQEPTLFPDLTVAENIVMGRHPRGRLGMIDRSAIREEAERLFARLGVRIDPNRPARGLSIADQQIVEIAKALSADARVLVMDEPTAALSLVEVERLFSVARALRDEGAAIMFISHRFEEITDLCQRVTIMRDGKHVSTDAMEDVTVDEMVRRMVGRDLEALFPKQDVEPGAVVLEVDGLAREGVFRDISFEVRAGEIVAFAGLVGSGRSEVVQAVFGVDERDAGVVRVNGKKLKPHSPRAAMAAGMALVPEDRRQQGLVMELSIERNVTLPRARALAKLGLLLGPGERREALRWTERLRTKYGRLGDAVGTLSGGNQQKVVLAKWLAMAPKVLIVDEPTRGIDIGTKAEVHRLMSALAAEGVAVVMVSSELPEVLGMADRVLVMREGRIVAEIPRAEADENSVMFAAMGQGAAA, encoded by the coding sequence ATGACGCGGCAAGAGCGCGACCGAGTGCCACTGCTCGAGGTCCGCGGGGTCACGAAGTCGTTCGGCGCGGTCGCAGCGGTCGCGGGCGTGTCGTTCCCGCTCCACGCCGGCGAGGCCCATGCCCTGGTCGGCGAAAACGGCGCGGGCAAGTCCACGATCGTCAAGATGCTGGCCGGCGTGCATCGTCCCGACACGGGGACGCTGCTGCTGGACGGCCAGGAGGTCGAGTTCTCCTCGCCGGCCGACGCGAAGGCCGCGGGGATCGCCGTGATCTACCAGGAACCCACGCTCTTCCCCGACCTGACGGTGGCCGAGAACATCGTGATGGGGCGTCACCCGCGCGGCCGGCTGGGGATGATCGACCGGTCGGCGATCCGGGAGGAGGCCGAGCGCCTCTTCGCCAGGCTCGGCGTGCGCATCGATCCGAATCGCCCTGCACGCGGGTTGTCGATCGCCGACCAGCAGATCGTCGAGATCGCCAAGGCGCTCAGCGCCGACGCGCGGGTGCTCGTGATGGACGAGCCGACGGCGGCTTTGAGCCTGGTGGAGGTCGAGCGGCTCTTCTCCGTGGCCCGGGCGCTGCGCGACGAGGGCGCGGCGATCATGTTCATCTCCCACCGCTTCGAGGAGATCACCGACCTGTGCCAGCGCGTGACGATCATGCGCGACGGCAAGCACGTCTCCACCGACGCGATGGAGGACGTCACGGTCGACGAGATGGTGCGCCGCATGGTCGGCCGTGACCTGGAGGCACTTTTCCCCAAACAGGACGTGGAGCCGGGCGCCGTGGTGCTCGAAGTGGACGGTCTGGCCCGCGAAGGCGTCTTCCGCGACATTTCCTTCGAGGTGCGGGCAGGGGAGATCGTCGCGTTCGCCGGGCTCGTCGGCTCGGGCCGGTCCGAGGTGGTCCAGGCGGTGTTCGGAGTGGACGAGCGCGACGCGGGGGTCGTGCGCGTCAACGGGAAGAAGCTCAAGCCGCATTCGCCGCGTGCGGCGATGGCGGCCGGGATGGCACTCGTGCCGGAGGACCGGCGCCAGCAGGGCCTGGTGATGGAGCTGTCGATCGAGCGCAACGTGACGCTGCCGCGGGCGCGCGCGTTGGCGAAGCTCGGGCTGCTGCTCGGTCCCGGTGAACGCCGGGAGGCGCTGCGCTGGACCGAGCGGCTGCGCACGAAGTACGGACGGCTCGGGGACGCGGTCGGCACGTTGTCGGGCGGCAACCAGCAGAAGGTCGTGCTGGCCAAGTGGCTCGCGATGGCGCCGAAGGTGCTGATCGTGGACGAGCCGACGCGCGGCATCGACATCGGCACGAAAGCGGAGGTGCACCGGCTCATGTCGGCGCTCGCGGCCGAAGGGGTCGCGGTGGTGATGGTGTCCTCGGAGCTGCCGGAGGTGCTCGGCATGGCCGATCGCGTGCTGGTGATGCGCGAGGGCCGGATCGTGGCGGAGATCCCGCGAGCCGAGGCCGACGAGAACTCGGTGATGTTCGCGGCGATGGGACAGGGAGCGGCGGCGTGA
- the rhaS gene encoding rhamnose ABC transporter substrate-binding protein, whose protein sequence is MSRRTFTGVVSVVSVAGLVLSLTACGGTTKNDSAGSGPAASTASANPDAPSKTGVKMAFLPKQLNNPYSDIEVGGGKTALGELKGEYKLVGPNDASASSQVSYINTLIQQQQDVIGIAANDPNAVCPSLNQARSAGIKVVAFDSDAAKNCRDVFINQATTQGIGEQLVKMASELAGGSGEIAILSATPNATNQNAWIAVMQEELKKPEYSKLKVDKIAYGNDDDQKSFQEAQGLLQSFPNLKVIVSPTTVGIAAAARYVSTSSYKGKVAITGLGTPNQMRAFVKDGTVKEFALWNPADIGYLAAYAGVALSSGQITGAQGQKFKAGKLGEYTIGADGEIVLGPPTVFNADNIDKYNF, encoded by the coding sequence ATGTCCCGACGAACCTTCACCGGTGTCGTGTCGGTCGTGAGCGTGGCCGGGCTCGTCCTGAGCCTGACCGCGTGCGGCGGAACCACGAAGAACGACAGCGCGGGTTCCGGTCCGGCCGCGTCCACGGCGTCGGCGAACCCGGACGCGCCCAGCAAGACCGGCGTGAAGATGGCGTTCCTGCCCAAGCAGCTCAACAACCCCTACAGCGACATCGAGGTCGGCGGCGGCAAGACCGCGCTCGGCGAGCTCAAAGGCGAGTACAAGCTGGTCGGCCCCAACGACGCCAGCGCGTCCTCCCAGGTCAGCTACATCAACACGCTGATCCAGCAGCAGCAGGACGTGATCGGCATCGCCGCCAACGACCCGAACGCGGTGTGCCCGTCGCTGAACCAGGCGCGCAGCGCCGGCATCAAGGTCGTCGCGTTCGACTCCGACGCGGCCAAGAACTGCCGCGACGTGTTCATCAACCAGGCCACCACGCAGGGCATCGGCGAGCAGCTGGTCAAGATGGCCAGTGAATTGGCCGGGGGCTCCGGCGAGATCGCGATCCTGTCCGCGACGCCCAACGCCACCAACCAGAACGCCTGGATCGCGGTGATGCAGGAAGAGCTCAAGAAGCCGGAGTACTCGAAGCTCAAAGTCGACAAGATCGCCTACGGCAACGACGACGACCAGAAGTCGTTCCAGGAGGCTCAGGGCCTGCTGCAGTCGTTCCCGAACCTCAAGGTGATCGTGTCGCCGACCACGGTCGGCATCGCGGCGGCGGCGCGCTACGTGAGTACTTCCAGCTACAAGGGCAAGGTCGCCATCACCGGCCTCGGCACGCCCAACCAGATGCGCGCGTTCGTCAAGGACGGCACGGTGAAGGAGTTCGCGCTCTGGAACCCGGCCGACATCGGTTACCTCGCCGCGTACGCGGGCGTGGCACTGAGCTCCGGTCAGATCACCGGCGCGCAGGGCCAGAAGTTCAAGGCGGGCAAGCTCGGTGAGTACACGATCGGAGCCGACGGCGAGATCGTGCTCGGCCCGCCGACCGTGTTCAACGCCGACAACATCGACAAGTACAACTTCTGA
- a CDS encoding L-rhamnose mutarotase — MARYCFQLQVRPEKTAEYAERHRAVWPEMRAALRETGWGNYSLFLREDGLLIGYVEADDLAAAQAAMAETEVNARWQAEMAPFFTGLGGAAPDEGFALLTEVFHLDDERASA; from the coding sequence GTGGCGCGTTACTGCTTCCAACTCCAGGTCCGGCCCGAGAAGACGGCGGAGTACGCCGAGCGCCACCGCGCGGTGTGGCCGGAGATGCGGGCGGCCCTGCGGGAGACGGGCTGGGGTAACTACTCGCTTTTCCTGCGCGAGGACGGGCTGCTGATCGGTTACGTCGAGGCCGACGACCTGGCCGCGGCGCAGGCGGCGATGGCCGAGACCGAGGTGAACGCGCGCTGGCAGGCGGAGATGGCGCCGTTCTTCACCGGTCTCGGTGGTGCCGCGCCGGATGAGGGGTTTGCCCTGCTTACCGAGGTTTTTCATCTGGATGACGAGCGCGCGAGCGCCTGA
- the rhaI gene encoding L-rhamnose isomerase has translation MIELPDLTAVKSALRAQRIETPSWAFANSGTRFKVFTQAGVPRTAEEKIADAATVHCFTGVAPSVALHIPWDRVDDFAALRAYAEDLGVRIGAINTNVFQDQDYKLGSVTNPDPAIRRKATDHLLEAIAIMDVTGSRDLKLWFADGLNYPGQDDLRDRQDRLAAALREAYDRLGEGQRMLLEYKFFEPAFYATDVPDWGTSYAHCIELGEKATVCIDTGHHAPGTNIEFIVAFLLRQKKLGAFDFNSRFYADDDLMAGAADPFQLFRIMNEIVRGDALDPAYGINFMLDQCHNIEAKIPAIIRSVMNVQEATAKALLVDRAALRAAQQSGDVLGANAVLMDAYNTDVRPILAEVRADAGLDPDPVAAYQRSGYQQKIEAERADGQQAGWGA, from the coding sequence GTGATCGAGTTGCCCGACCTGACAGCCGTGAAATCCGCTCTGCGGGCGCAGCGGATCGAGACCCCGTCGTGGGCGTTCGCGAACTCCGGCACCCGGTTCAAGGTCTTCACCCAGGCGGGGGTGCCGCGTACGGCGGAGGAGAAGATCGCCGACGCGGCGACCGTGCACTGCTTCACCGGGGTCGCCCCCAGCGTGGCGCTGCACATCCCGTGGGACCGGGTGGACGATTTCGCCGCTCTGCGCGCCTACGCCGAGGACCTCGGCGTGCGGATCGGCGCGATCAACACCAACGTGTTCCAGGACCAGGATTACAAGCTCGGCTCGGTGACCAACCCGGATCCCGCGATCCGGCGCAAGGCGACCGATCACCTGCTTGAGGCGATCGCGATCATGGACGTGACGGGTTCGCGGGATCTGAAGCTGTGGTTCGCCGACGGGTTGAACTACCCGGGCCAGGACGACTTGCGTGACCGGCAGGACCGGCTCGCCGCGGCGTTGCGCGAGGCCTACGACCGCCTCGGTGAGGGCCAGCGGATGCTGCTGGAGTACAAGTTTTTCGAGCCGGCGTTCTACGCGACTGACGTGCCGGACTGGGGCACCTCGTACGCGCATTGCATCGAGCTGGGCGAGAAGGCGACGGTGTGCATCGACACCGGCCACCACGCGCCGGGTACGAACATCGAGTTCATCGTGGCGTTCCTGCTGCGGCAGAAGAAGCTGGGTGCGTTCGACTTCAACTCGCGCTTCTACGCCGACGACGACCTGATGGCCGGCGCCGCCGACCCGTTCCAGCTGTTCCGGATCATGAACGAGATCGTGCGCGGTGACGCGCTGGATCCGGCGTACGGCATCAACTTCATGCTCGACCAGTGCCACAACATCGAGGCGAAGATCCCGGCGATCATCCGCTCGGTGATGAACGTGCAGGAGGCCACGGCGAAGGCGCTGCTGGTGGACCGGGCCGCCCTGCGCGCGGCGCAGCAGTCGGGTGACGTGCTCGGCGCGAACGCGGTGCTGATGGACGCCTACAACACCGACGTGCGGCCGATCCTGGCCGAGGTCCGCGCGGACGCCGGGCTCGACCCCGACCCGGTCGCGGCCTACCAGCGCAGCGGGTACCAGCAGAAGATCGAGGCCGAGCGCGCCGACGGGCAGCAGGCCGGATGGGGAGCATGA
- a CDS encoding ABC transporter permease: MSATKVAAPPPRQVNAREGRSVFGTVFKARESGIVLALVVLVVFTATQNSRFLSGQSIRDILLGTAILAVLAVGQAVVMITRNIDLSVGSVLGLCAFAVGTLLRDNPGLPVIVALLAGLALGAVCGLVNGAVVRFGRVPALVVTLGTLYAFRGATYFWAGGQQINADKLPPSFLDFGDSSVLGVPWLVLIAVLVIVVAGVVLRNYRGGRELYAMGSSPQAAQLAGIKVGRNTTVAFLVSGALAGLAGVLFAARFGTVDAAAGTGYELNVVAAAVVGGVAVFGGSGTAWGASLGALLLTVIGSALAVLDINQFWQQAIVGALILLAIGADRLVAVRVAKALKKRDSHV; this comes from the coding sequence GTGAGCGCGACGAAGGTGGCGGCCCCGCCGCCCCGGCAGGTCAACGCGCGGGAGGGTCGGTCGGTGTTCGGGACGGTGTTCAAGGCGCGCGAGTCGGGCATCGTGCTCGCGCTCGTGGTGCTGGTGGTGTTCACCGCGACGCAGAACTCGCGGTTCCTGTCCGGGCAGAGCATCCGCGACATCCTGCTCGGCACGGCGATCCTCGCGGTGCTGGCCGTGGGGCAGGCGGTCGTGATGATCACCCGCAACATCGACCTGTCCGTGGGCTCGGTCCTGGGACTGTGCGCGTTCGCGGTCGGCACCCTGTTGCGTGACAACCCCGGCCTGCCGGTGATCGTGGCGCTGCTCGCGGGCCTGGCGCTCGGCGCGGTGTGCGGACTGGTCAACGGCGCGGTGGTCCGGTTCGGCCGCGTGCCGGCGCTGGTCGTCACGCTGGGCACGCTGTACGCGTTCCGCGGCGCGACCTACTTCTGGGCCGGCGGCCAGCAGATCAACGCGGACAAGCTGCCGCCCTCGTTCCTCGACTTCGGCGACTCGTCGGTGCTGGGCGTGCCGTGGCTGGTGCTCATCGCGGTGCTGGTGATCGTGGTCGCCGGTGTGGTGCTGCGCAACTACCGCGGCGGCCGAGAGCTGTACGCGATGGGCTCGAGCCCGCAGGCCGCGCAGCTGGCGGGGATCAAGGTCGGGCGCAACACCACCGTCGCGTTCCTCGTGAGCGGCGCGCTGGCGGGGCTGGCGGGCGTGCTGTTCGCCGCGCGGTTCGGCACGGTCGACGCCGCGGCCGGCACCGGCTACGAGCTCAATGTCGTCGCCGCCGCGGTCGTGGGCGGGGTCGCGGTGTTCGGCGGTAGCGGCACCGCGTGGGGCGCGAGCCTCGGCGCGCTCCTGCTGACGGTCATCGGCAGCGCGCTGGCCGTGCTGGACATCAACCAGTTCTGGCAGCAGGCGATCGTCGGCGCACTGATCCTGCTCGCCATCGGAGCCGACCGCCTGGTCGCGGTCCGCGTCGCGAAGGCGCTGAAGAAGAGGGATTCCCATGTCTGA